One genomic segment of Streptomyces niveus includes these proteins:
- a CDS encoding RDD family protein: protein MNELVTGDAVVLGLRPAKLPSRALAVVIDLVVVWAAYIAVSIVLAIATDSLDTAAVAALAVASFLLIPVGVPIAVETLSHGRSLGKLACGLRVVRDDGGPIRFRHALVRGAIGVVELLMSFGVIASIASLVSARGRRVGDLFAGTLVVRERVPADRAPAVPPPPPWLVGRFSELDLSSVPDDLWLAVRQYLTRMRQLDPGVGWSMSERLASDLAARTGVPLPHGVPPAAYLAAVVNERQARDSRRAFGAVAAGRTPPTTAVDGPPVLPPRTHRPEFTQPRDAQQRDAQPQAVQPHGVRHDAAEVTSTRGQGPADPPASGFAPPA, encoded by the coding sequence GTGAATGAGCTTGTGACGGGCGACGCGGTCGTACTGGGGCTGCGCCCCGCGAAGCTGCCGAGCCGGGCGTTGGCCGTCGTCATCGACCTGGTGGTGGTCTGGGCCGCGTACATCGCCGTCTCGATCGTTCTCGCCATCGCGACGGATTCGCTGGACACGGCCGCGGTGGCGGCGCTGGCGGTCGCGAGTTTCCTGTTGATACCGGTGGGTGTGCCGATCGCGGTGGAAACCCTCAGCCACGGGCGTTCGTTGGGGAAGCTGGCCTGTGGGCTGCGGGTGGTGCGTGACGACGGCGGGCCCATCCGGTTCCGTCACGCGCTGGTGCGTGGGGCGATCGGTGTGGTGGAGTTGCTGATGTCGTTCGGCGTCATCGCGTCCATCGCTTCACTCGTGTCGGCGCGTGGGCGGCGGGTCGGGGACCTGTTCGCGGGGACGTTGGTTGTCCGCGAACGGGTGCCGGCGGATCGGGCCCCTGCCGTGCCGCCTCCGCCGCCGTGGCTCGTCGGCCGTTTCTCCGAGTTGGATCTGTCTTCGGTGCCCGACGATCTGTGGCTGGCCGTACGGCAGTACCTGACCCGGATGCGGCAACTCGACCCCGGCGTCGGCTGGTCGATGTCGGAGCGGCTGGCCAGTGATCTCGCGGCGCGGACGGGTGTCCCACTCCCGCACGGCGTGCCGCCGGCGGCGTATCTGGCGGCCGTCGTGAACGAACGGCAGGCACGGGACTCTCGGCGGGCCTTCGGCGCGGTCGCGGCCGGTCGGACCCCGCCGACCACTGCCGTCGACGGGCCACCGGTCCTGCCACCGCGTACGCACCGGCCGGAGTTCACACAGCCGCGGGACGCCCAGCAGCGCGACGCGCAGCCGCAGGCCGTACAACCGCACGGCGTACGGCACGACGCGGCTGAGGTGACGTCAACTCGCGGGCAGGGTCCGGCCGATCCCCCGGCATCCGGGTTCGCGCCGCCTGCCTAG
- a CDS encoding stage II sporulation protein M: protein MDLDVFVTAHRPEWDRLDFLLRRGRHLTGAEADELVALYQRTATHLSLIQSSAPDPMLIGRLTQLVARARSVVTGTRRAGWRDAARFLYAGFPAAVYRSRHWWIPTALLSVLVAALIGWWISAHPEVQSAIAAPEDLRRMTRPGGEYEAYYSSHPAASFAAQVWTNNAQAAAMCLVLGAFLCFPVIWILFLNMLNLGVGIGLMSSAGRLDTFLGLVLPHGLLELTAVFVAAGTGLRLGWTLIDPGPFTRRTALAQQGRAAVGMAIGLALILFVSGLIEGFVTPSGLPTWARITIGVLSEVAFLAYVYVLGGRAARAGETGDVESADQSAQLPTAA, encoded by the coding sequence ATGGATCTCGACGTCTTCGTGACGGCCCACCGACCCGAGTGGGACCGCCTGGACTTTCTCCTGCGCCGAGGACGTCACCTCACGGGTGCAGAGGCGGACGAACTCGTCGCCCTCTACCAACGCACAGCCACTCATCTCTCCCTGATCCAGTCCAGCGCCCCGGACCCCATGCTCATCGGGCGTCTGACCCAGCTGGTCGCACGGGCACGCTCGGTGGTCACCGGCACCCGCCGCGCGGGCTGGCGCGACGCCGCGCGCTTCCTCTACGCCGGCTTCCCCGCCGCCGTGTACCGCTCCCGGCACTGGTGGATACCCACCGCGCTGCTCTCGGTGCTGGTTGCCGCGCTGATCGGCTGGTGGATATCGGCGCACCCGGAGGTCCAGTCGGCGATCGCGGCCCCCGAGGACCTCCGCCGGATGACCCGGCCCGGCGGTGAGTACGAGGCCTACTACTCAAGTCACCCCGCGGCGTCCTTCGCGGCACAGGTGTGGACGAACAACGCCCAGGCCGCGGCCATGTGCCTCGTCCTGGGCGCCTTCCTCTGCTTCCCGGTGATCTGGATCCTCTTCCTGAACATGCTCAACCTCGGCGTAGGCATAGGCCTGATGTCGTCGGCCGGCCGACTGGACACGTTCCTCGGCCTCGTCCTGCCCCACGGTCTGCTCGAACTGACAGCCGTGTTCGTCGCGGCGGGTACGGGCCTCCGTCTCGGCTGGACCTTGATCGACCCTGGTCCCTTCACCCGTCGAACGGCGCTCGCCCAGCAGGGCCGGGCGGCCGTGGGCATGGCCATCGGGCTCGCCCTGATCCTTTTCGTCTCGGGCCTGATCGAGGGCTTCGTCACCCCGTCCGGCCTGCCCACATGGGCACGCATCACCATCGGGGTCCTGTCCGAGGTGGCCTTCCTTGCGTACGTGTACGTACTCGGCGGCCGAGCGGCTCGCGCGGGTGAGACGGGCGATGTGGAGAGCGCCGACCAGAGCGCCCAACTGCCCACGGCGGCCTGA